One Candidatus Dormiibacterota bacterium genomic window carries:
- a CDS encoding DUF72 domain-containing protein, whose product MAGAIRIGCSGWSYPHWRKLFYPEKMPAREHFVFYAQHFNTVELNNSFYRQPPRERFEAWREQAPQGFLFAVKGSRYVTHIKRLAVEKKSIDLVVDAALGLGDKLGSVLFQLQANFHLDLERLEHFVAMLPKDVRFTLEFRHDSWLVPAVFDLLRAHRIALCIPDHPRMPKSLEITSDFTYIRMHLPPRGLGYGRSVLEPWADRVRDWKRQGLDVFVYFNNDMEGHAIKDAQTLTSLVTGRVGETR is encoded by the coding sequence ATGGCAGGCGCAATCCGAATTGGCTGTTCGGGCTGGTCGTATCCGCACTGGCGGAAGCTCTTCTATCCAGAGAAGATGCCGGCGCGAGAGCACTTCGTGTTCTACGCGCAGCACTTCAACACGGTCGAGCTCAACAACTCCTTCTATCGGCAGCCCCCGCGGGAGCGCTTCGAGGCCTGGCGAGAGCAGGCGCCACAAGGCTTCCTGTTTGCGGTCAAAGGCAGCCGCTACGTCACCCACATCAAGCGGCTCGCGGTCGAAAAGAAGTCGATCGACCTGGTCGTCGACGCGGCACTCGGGCTTGGTGACAAGCTGGGGTCCGTCCTCTTCCAACTCCAGGCAAACTTCCATCTCGACCTGGAGCGCCTGGAGCACTTCGTCGCCATGCTGCCCAAGGACGTGCGCTTCACGCTCGAGTTCCGCCACGACTCATGGCTCGTGCCGGCGGTCTTCGACCTGCTACGCGCCCACCGGATCGCACTCTGCATCCCAGACCACCCCAGGATGCCCAAGTCGCTCGAGATCACGAGCGACTTCACATATATAAGGATGCATCTCCCCCCTCGAGGCCTTGGTTATGGCCGCAGCGTGCTAGAGCCGTGGGCCGACCGCGTCCGCGACTGGAAGCGCCAAGGGCTCGATGTGTTTGTCTATTTCAACAACGACATGGAGGGCCACGCGATCAAAGATGCGCAGACGCTGACCTCGCTCGTCACGGGTAGAGTTGGTGAGACGCGATGA
- a CDS encoding DUF222 domain-containing protein produces the protein MSVVANLSRDSVDVPLRRDVDEFLDLIVCGLPQGDISGRLKRLGYVRDRLNLTFSKEAARLSAEFREEETADRLDAPTAGEWIRHNCKMKSGAAYDCINVGEQLPRIAKCAQAMVDGEIGFAHLSVIARTATALSNTTPESVFQEDDVLEHARESSAGRLWHYCERLRHALDPESVERDHRVAVEERRLKLSVWEDGSLEISGQLDPVGGAAFRTALEPLAQPMGQGDERCLERRQGDAVVELSLHSLDAGLVPQHASQRPHLQVTTTLETLQGLPGSPAADLEFSTPVSSVTVQRLACDASIARVVFGPGSVVVDVGRAARVVSGATRRALNARNQHCQWPGCERTASWSAAHHLVHWIQGGATDLSNLILLCHRHHWMVHEGGWKLARSDDDRLLAIPPVYDYYSARAPDTVPVA, from the coding sequence ATGAGCGTCGTCGCTAATCTGAGCCGCGACTCGGTTGACGTGCCGCTCCGTCGCGACGTCGATGAGTTCTTGGACTTGATTGTTTGCGGCCTGCCCCAGGGCGATATCTCCGGCAGGCTCAAGCGGCTCGGCTACGTGCGCGATCGTCTCAATCTCACCTTCTCGAAGGAAGCGGCACGCCTGTCGGCAGAGTTTCGTGAGGAGGAAACAGCGGACCGGCTCGACGCGCCGACCGCCGGCGAGTGGATCCGGCATAACTGCAAGATGAAGAGCGGCGCGGCCTACGACTGCATCAATGTCGGCGAGCAGCTACCCCGGATTGCGAAATGCGCGCAGGCCATGGTCGATGGTGAGATCGGTTTCGCCCACCTGTCGGTTATTGCCCGCACGGCGACCGCCCTTTCGAATACCACCCCTGAGTCTGTCTTCCAGGAGGATGACGTCCTCGAGCACGCCCGGGAATCGTCAGCCGGACGGCTCTGGCATTACTGCGAACGCCTCCGCCATGCGCTGGACCCGGAAAGCGTAGAGCGGGATCATCGCGTTGCTGTCGAGGAGCGACGCCTGAAGCTGAGCGTGTGGGAAGACGGGTCGCTCGAAATCAGCGGACAGCTGGACCCCGTTGGCGGCGCTGCGTTCCGCACTGCTCTCGAGCCGCTGGCGCAACCGATGGGCCAGGGTGACGAACGCTGCCTCGAGCGACGCCAGGGCGATGCGGTCGTCGAGCTATCGCTTCACTCGCTCGATGCCGGGCTCGTGCCGCAGCACGCGAGCCAGCGCCCGCATCTCCAGGTGACGACCACCCTCGAAACGCTGCAAGGATTGCCTGGATCCCCCGCAGCTGACCTGGAGTTCTCGACGCCGGTCTCATCAGTGACAGTGCAGCGGCTGGCGTGCGACGCGAGTATCGCGCGTGTGGTGTTTGGTCCAGGCTCGGTGGTGGTCGACGTCGGCCGTGCGGCTCGCGTGGTCTCCGGCGCGACCCGCCGCGCGCTGAACGCCCGCAACCAGCACTGCCAGTGGCCCGGCTGCGAACGCACGGCTTCCTGGAGTGCCGCTCACCACCTGGTCCACTGGATTCAGGGCGGGGCCACCGACCTATCAAATTTGATCCTGCTGTGCCACCGCCATCACTGGATGGTGCACGAAGGCGGATGGAAACTGGCCCGCTCGGATGACGACCGACTGCTGGCAATTCCACCGGTCTACGACTACTACTCGGCGCGCGCGCCCGATACGGTCCCCGTCGCCTGA
- a CDS encoding Lrp/AsnC ligand binding domain-containing protein produces the protein MVTAVVLIEAERSAIAKLGPALADVPGVAEAYSVTGEFDFVVIVRVKNHEEIADVVTSRLSQVPGIVKTHTHVAFKVYSKHDLEAMFSVGLQEAR, from the coding sequence GTGGTCACCGCCGTCGTCCTCATCGAGGCGGAACGGTCTGCCATCGCGAAGCTCGGGCCCGCCCTCGCCGACGTGCCAGGCGTCGCCGAGGCCTACTCTGTCACTGGTGAATTCGACTTCGTGGTGATTGTTCGGGTCAAGAATCACGAGGAGATCGCCGACGTCGTGACCTCGCGGCTGTCGCAGGTGCCGGGGATCGTGAAGACCCATACGCACGTCGCCTTCAAGGTCTACTCGAAGCACGACCTCGAGGCGATGTTCAGCGTCGGACTGCAGGAAGCGCGCTAG
- a CDS encoding error-prone DNA polymerase: MTSAYAELHCHSNYSFLEGASHPDELVARARDLEMPALAITDRNGFYGAVKFFGAAQRAGIQPIVGSELTIDDGTTPPKDRVDYDRWGDRLLLLVEDKLGYTSLCRLISMAQMPNAKGMARLPADQLAPLSGHLIALVADPKGRLPFYQEIFGRDRVFIELHDHLAPDDRSRNQRLLDLAGQYAAPLVITNEVFYATPDRHKLHDVLTAIRHRTTLDEAQRYLHPNAEHYLKSGAELRQVFSRYPRKVVDEGMITAAEIAGRCRFSFDLVSARFPGFPVPAGETPYSFLYRLCQDAVREKYRPVTSEVAARLQKELDVINKTGFSEFFLINWDLMRFAQARGIPGQGRGSAADSIVAYLLGITRVDPIEHNLLFERFLHEEMTTTPDIDIDFSTAHREQVIQYVYEKYGPERTGMVCNVVTYRQRSAIREVGKALGFKEETIDHLAKSASAWHPESPETIAQAAGYPTANAAKPWQQLFDLATQILDFPRHLSIHVGGMLVTGEPLIDIVPVERATMPGRMVVQFNKDDVEELGLIKMDMLGLRMLSVVAEALDQIEADTGVRPDLDALDLKDPAVYDLCTQADTIGVFQIESRAQMQTLPRSRPETFNDLVVEVAIIRPGPIQGDAVHPYLRRKQGKEPVMYIHPRLKPILEETLGVVLYQEQILKISMDCASFSSAEADRFRRAMSSHRSHDLMAAIRERFLSGCAQNEIPQPIAEEIFTKLAAFAEFGFTKSHAAAFARTCYETAWLKLHHAPALYAGLLNHQPMGFYHPHVLVEDAKHHGVKILPVDINKSYVRCTVEGGALRLGFNYVHGVGDKALEVLEEAQLKGPVVSLEEFCRRIRLTTQSRNGLTRAQVQNLVLAGAFDTLEPNRREAVWRFNEHADDWQRSPMLAEPSESVSLAPMTHRERVATDYRMLSLTTTDHLIHFYRPQFDALHVIDSKTIRSSVRDGAKVRVGGLVITRQSPSTGKEFKFFTLADEFGHVDVILRPPIYQRYRQVANLEPILIMDGRLQKQDGVLSVLVDHVEAAPSLPDEDVFPTSRNYR, translated from the coding sequence ATGACTAGCGCCTACGCCGAGCTCCACTGCCACTCCAACTACTCCTTCCTCGAGGGCGCATCGCATCCGGACGAGTTGGTGGCGCGTGCCCGCGACCTGGAGATGCCGGCGCTCGCCATCACCGACCGCAACGGCTTCTACGGCGCGGTCAAGTTCTTCGGCGCGGCACAACGCGCGGGTATCCAGCCGATCGTCGGCAGCGAGCTGACGATCGACGACGGGACCACGCCGCCGAAAGACCGGGTGGATTACGACCGCTGGGGAGACAGGCTGCTGCTGCTCGTGGAAGACAAGCTCGGATACACGAGCCTTTGCCGCTTGATCAGCATGGCGCAGATGCCCAACGCGAAAGGCATGGCACGGTTGCCGGCGGACCAGCTGGCGCCCCTGAGCGGGCACTTGATCGCGCTGGTCGCCGATCCCAAAGGGCGGCTGCCCTTTTACCAGGAAATCTTCGGCCGCGATCGGGTCTTCATCGAGCTGCACGACCACCTGGCTCCGGACGATCGCTCGCGCAACCAGCGGCTGCTCGACCTGGCCGGGCAGTATGCGGCGCCGCTGGTCATCACCAACGAGGTCTTTTATGCGACGCCCGACCGGCACAAGCTCCACGACGTCCTCACCGCGATCCGTCATCGCACCACGCTCGACGAGGCGCAGCGTTACCTGCACCCCAATGCCGAGCACTACCTCAAATCGGGGGCCGAGCTTCGCCAGGTCTTCAGTCGGTACCCGCGGAAGGTTGTCGACGAAGGGATGATTACCGCCGCGGAGATTGCGGGGCGCTGCCGCTTCAGCTTCGACCTGGTGAGCGCACGCTTTCCCGGCTTTCCGGTCCCGGCGGGGGAGACGCCGTACTCCTTCCTGTACCGGCTCTGCCAGGATGCCGTCCGCGAGAAATATCGTCCGGTCACTTCCGAGGTCGCGGCCCGTCTGCAGAAAGAGCTCGACGTCATCAACAAGACCGGCTTCAGCGAGTTCTTCCTGATCAACTGGGACCTGATGCGGTTCGCGCAGGCGCGCGGCATCCCGGGCCAGGGGCGTGGCTCGGCGGCGGACAGTATCGTCGCCTACCTGCTCGGTATCACCCGGGTCGATCCGATCGAGCACAACCTGCTTTTCGAGCGCTTCCTGCACGAAGAGATGACGACGACGCCCGACATCGACATCGACTTCTCCACCGCGCACCGGGAGCAGGTGATCCAGTACGTCTATGAAAAGTACGGCCCGGAGCGCACCGGGATGGTCTGCAACGTCGTGACCTACCGTCAGCGGTCGGCGATCCGCGAGGTGGGCAAGGCGCTCGGCTTCAAGGAGGAGACGATCGACCACCTGGCGAAGTCGGCGTCCGCCTGGCACCCGGAAAGCCCAGAGACGATCGCGCAGGCGGCCGGCTATCCGACGGCAAACGCCGCGAAGCCCTGGCAGCAATTGTTCGACCTCGCTACCCAGATCCTCGATTTCCCGCGTCACCTCTCGATCCATGTCGGCGGGATGCTGGTCACCGGCGAGCCGCTGATCGACATCGTGCCGGTGGAGCGCGCGACCATGCCGGGCCGCATGGTGGTGCAGTTCAACAAGGACGACGTCGAGGAGCTGGGCTTGATCAAGATGGACATGCTCGGCCTGCGCATGCTCTCGGTGGTGGCCGAAGCCCTCGACCAGATCGAGGCGGATACCGGCGTGCGCCCCGACCTCGACGCGCTCGACTTGAAAGACCCGGCCGTCTACGACCTCTGTACGCAGGCCGACACGATCGGGGTCTTTCAGATCGAGAGCCGGGCGCAAATGCAAACGCTGCCGCGCTCGCGGCCGGAGACCTTCAACGATTTAGTCGTCGAGGTCGCGATCATCCGCCCTGGCCCGATCCAGGGTGATGCGGTGCATCCGTACCTCCGGCGCAAGCAGGGCAAGGAGCCGGTGATGTACATCCACCCGCGCCTGAAGCCGATCCTCGAGGAGACGCTCGGCGTGGTCCTCTACCAGGAGCAGATCTTGAAGATCTCGATGGACTGCGCCAGCTTCTCGAGCGCCGAAGCCGACCGCTTCCGGCGGGCGATGAGCAGCCACCGCTCCCACGACTTGATGGCGGCGATCCGCGAGCGTTTCCTTAGCGGCTGCGCCCAGAACGAGATCCCGCAACCGATCGCCGAGGAGATCTTCACCAAGCTGGCCGCGTTCGCCGAGTTCGGGTTCACGAAATCGCATGCCGCCGCCTTCGCCCGCACCTGCTACGAGACCGCCTGGCTCAAGCTGCATCACGCGCCCGCGCTCTACGCCGGGCTGCTCAACCACCAGCCGATGGGCTTCTATCACCCGCACGTGCTCGTCGAGGACGCCAAGCACCACGGCGTCAAGATCCTGCCGGTCGACATCAACAAGAGCTACGTGCGCTGCACCGTCGAAGGTGGCGCGCTGCGGCTCGGCTTCAACTACGTGCATGGCGTCGGCGACAAGGCGCTCGAGGTCCTCGAGGAGGCGCAGCTCAAAGGTCCGGTCGTTTCCCTCGAGGAGTTCTGCCGCCGCATCCGCCTGACGACACAATCCCGGAACGGCCTGACCCGGGCACAGGTGCAGAACCTGGTGCTGGCCGGCGCCTTCGACACGCTGGAACCGAACCGGCGAGAGGCGGTCTGGCGCTTCAACGAACATGCCGACGACTGGCAGCGCTCGCCGATGCTGGCCGAGCCGTCAGAGTCAGTGAGCCTGGCGCCCATGACCCACCGCGAGCGGGTCGCGACCGACTACCGGATGCTCTCGCTAACGACCACGGATCACCTGATTCATTTCTACCGGCCGCAGTTCGATGCCTTGCACGTGATCGACTCGAAGACGATCCGGTCGAGCGTTCGCGATGGGGCGAAGGTGCGCGTCGGCGGCCTGGTCATCACGCGGCAATCGCCATCGACGGGAAAAGAATTCAAGTTCTTCACGCTGGCTGATGAGTTCGGCCACGTCGACGTCATCCTGCGGCCGCCGATCTATCAGCGCTACCGGCAGGTGGCCAACCTGGAGCCGATCCTGATCATGGACGGGAGGCTGCAAAAGCAGGACGGGGTGCTCAGCGTGCTCGTCGATCACGTCGAGGCCGCGCCGTCCCTGCCCGACGAAGACGTCTTCCCTACCTCGCGCAACTATCGATAG
- a CDS encoding ABC transporter permease → MSASRVRAITQRLLHQFRRDRRTLALLFGAPLIILALLGYLLRGGGDVPKMGVVNLDGGGLGSVVASALESSKAVAASAMSQVDAEAKLRSGDIAGYVLLPSDFSVQAQQHHVIAPEVHLEGSQPGLSQSVVQAVSQSFVALAGQAGGIQFAPRITFLYGGPSFDTLDYFGAAFIGLVVFFLVFVITAVAFLRERGQGTLERLMASPLRRAEIVLGYMLGFTVLALVQSAEVLAFSLVVLHVHNVGNVALIFLLEALMAIAAVNLGIFLSMFARTEFQAVQFIPLVIVPQMLLAGIIFPISTEPGPLQALSRVLPLTYAVEGLRNIMIKGADLSWSSLQLDVGVVLGFCVLVILAGAATLRRRIA, encoded by the coding sequence ATGAGCGCGAGCCGCGTCCGCGCGATCACGCAACGGCTCCTGCACCAGTTCCGTCGGGATCGTCGCACCCTGGCCCTTCTGTTCGGGGCGCCGCTCATCATCCTGGCCCTCCTCGGTTACCTACTCCGCGGCGGCGGCGACGTGCCGAAGATGGGCGTCGTCAACCTCGACGGTGGCGGCCTTGGCAGCGTCGTCGCCTCGGCATTGGAGAGTTCGAAAGCCGTAGCCGCGTCAGCAATGTCGCAGGTGGACGCCGAAGCCAAGCTGCGGTCGGGCGACATTGCTGGATATGTGCTGTTGCCGTCCGACTTCTCGGTTCAGGCCCAACAACATCACGTCATCGCCCCGGAGGTGCACCTTGAGGGAAGCCAGCCGGGCCTCTCGCAGAGCGTCGTGCAGGCGGTCAGTCAATCGTTCGTCGCCCTCGCCGGCCAGGCCGGCGGCATTCAGTTCGCACCGCGGATCACCTTCCTCTACGGTGGGCCTAGCTTCGACACGCTCGACTATTTCGGCGCCGCCTTCATCGGCCTGGTGGTCTTCTTCCTGGTGTTCGTCATCACCGCCGTGGCGTTCCTCCGCGAGCGCGGTCAGGGAACGCTGGAGCGTTTGATGGCGAGTCCGCTTCGTCGGGCGGAGATCGTACTGGGCTACATGCTCGGCTTCACGGTGCTGGCACTGGTGCAATCCGCTGAGGTGCTCGCCTTCAGTCTCGTCGTGCTGCACGTCCACAACGTGGGCAACGTTGCTTTGATCTTCCTGCTCGAAGCGTTGATGGCGATCGCGGCCGTCAACCTGGGCATCTTCCTCAGCATGTTCGCCCGCACCGAGTTCCAGGCGGTGCAGTTCATTCCCCTCGTCATCGTCCCGCAGATGCTGCTCGCGGGCATCATCTTCCCCATCAGCACCGAGCCCGGGCCGCTTCAGGCGCTGTCTCGCGTGCTGCCGCTGACCTATGCCGTCGAGGGGCTGCGGAACATCATGATCAAGGGCGCCGATCTGAGTTGGTCATCGCTGCAGCTTGACGTCGGGGTGGTCCTGGGCTTCTGTGTCCTCGTCATCCTCGCCGGCGCCGCAACTCTCCGCCGCCGCATCGCCTGA
- a CDS encoding ABC transporter ATP-binding protein, with amino-acid sequence MATEAYAVDTEDVVKRFGRQTALDGVSLRVRRGEVYGLLGPNGAGKTTLIRSLVGLVAPEEGTVTVLGRRMPQLEVLAHVGYMTQQAALYPDLSAEENVHFFGAINGRVDGVREALDFVDLWDRRKSVVSTLSGGMRTRCSLACALVHKPDLLLLDEPTVGVDPQLRVQLWDGFRKMAAGGTSIVVSSHVMDEAERCDRLGLIRFGKLLAEGTVAEIKARAGVDRLEDAFLKLSEASLG; translated from the coding sequence GTGGCAACTGAGGCCTATGCGGTCGACACTGAGGATGTCGTCAAGCGGTTCGGCAGGCAGACAGCCCTCGACGGCGTCAGCCTGCGCGTCCGGCGCGGCGAGGTCTACGGACTGCTCGGCCCGAACGGGGCCGGCAAGACGACGCTGATTCGCAGCCTCGTCGGGCTGGTCGCCCCAGAGGAGGGCACGGTCACCGTGCTCGGCCGCCGCATGCCCCAGCTCGAGGTTCTGGCGCACGTGGGCTACATGACGCAGCAGGCCGCGCTCTATCCGGATCTCTCGGCCGAGGAGAACGTCCACTTCTTCGGCGCCATCAACGGGCGTGTCGACGGCGTTCGCGAGGCGCTCGACTTCGTCGACCTCTGGGATCGTCGGAAATCGGTCGTGAGCACGCTCAGCGGCGGGATGCGGACGCGATGCTCGCTCGCCTGCGCCCTGGTCCACAAACCGGATCTGCTGCTCCTCGACGAGCCAACGGTCGGCGTCGATCCGCAGCTGCGGGTCCAACTCTGGGACGGCTTTCGCAAGATGGCAGCCGGCGGGACCTCCATCGTCGTCTCGAGCCACGTCATGGACGAGGCCGAGCGATGCGACCGTCTTGGATTGATCCGCTTCGGCAAACTGCTCGCCGAAGGGACCGTCGCCGAAATCAAGGCGAGGGCCGGCGTCGATCGGTTGGAAGATGCCTTCCTCAAGCTCTCCGAGGCGTCGCTCGGATGA
- a CDS encoding TetR/AcrR family transcriptional regulator, with translation MSEATRLLSRDLQASVDEIAAAAGVSRTTFYRAFPSRAQLLHALEVQPEPDTRQRVLDASIRLLRAQTLNDLSMDALASEAGVSRANLYRLFPGKSALFKAILLAYSPFEPVMAVFARAGDRPPEEVIPEIVLTAYRTVAGHTGIVRTLLLEVTSMTPEFAQAFAETGLRAFGTFAQYLAGQMAAGRLRRMHPMIAVQSLVGGVMFHMLAAPVMSQAMVDVPAGEDVVLQFASVWLRGMGPEAPTRGN, from the coding sequence ATGAGCGAGGCGACGCGGCTGCTGTCCCGCGACCTACAGGCGTCGGTGGACGAGATCGCGGCGGCGGCGGGCGTGTCGCGAACCACCTTCTACCGGGCCTTCCCATCACGCGCCCAGTTGCTGCACGCGCTTGAAGTGCAACCGGAGCCGGATACGCGACAGCGCGTCCTCGATGCATCGATCCGCTTGCTCCGCGCCCAAACCCTGAACGACCTGTCCATGGATGCGCTCGCATCTGAAGCCGGCGTCTCCCGCGCGAACCTCTATCGCCTTTTCCCCGGCAAGTCGGCGCTGTTCAAGGCCATCCTGCTTGCGTACTCTCCATTCGAGCCGGTCATGGCGGTCTTCGCCCGTGCCGGTGACCGCCCGCCCGAAGAGGTCATCCCCGAGATCGTGCTGACGGCGTATCGAACCGTCGCGGGACACACGGGCATCGTTCGCACCCTGCTGCTCGAGGTCACATCCATGACCCCGGAGTTCGCCCAGGCCTTTGCCGAAACGGGCTTGCGCGCCTTCGGAACGTTCGCTCAATATCTTGCCGGCCAGATGGCCGCCGGGCGCCTCCGGCGCATGCATCCGATGATCGCGGTGCAGAGCCTGGTTGGCGGCGTGATGTTTCACATGCTGGCCGCGCCCGTAATGAGCCAGGCGATGGTCGACGTTCCCGCCGGTGAGGACGTCGTGCTCCAGTTCGCCAGTGTCTGGCTGCGTGGCATGGGACCGGAGGCGCCGACTCGTGGCAACTGA
- a CDS encoding DNA-formamidopyrimidine glycosylase family protein, translating to MPELPELEVLREYLGPRLEGRKIAQVWTSPKLSFLLRTPPDEYARQLVGGTFERVWRRGKFLIFDISGQHLVINPMLGGRLQWTKASEKVAASTVFRITLEGGDELRFLDTVKMGRVYWVVPGALPTIPGWAELGPDALTATFSEFSQRIRRHPGELKNLLRNQAFIAGVGNAYSDEILHEAELLPLRKRTTLKPDELSRLYAATHKVLSSAIESIKAQPGYEPHKQDRSFMAVHGKAKGKCPRCGHRISELTARGEATDFCRGCQH from the coding sequence GTGCCTGAACTCCCGGAACTCGAAGTTCTGCGCGAATACCTCGGCCCGCGACTCGAGGGGAGGAAGATTGCCCAGGTCTGGACCTCGCCCAAGCTGAGCTTCCTGCTTCGGACGCCGCCGGACGAGTACGCCCGGCAACTGGTGGGCGGGACCTTCGAGCGAGTCTGGCGCCGTGGCAAGTTTCTGATCTTCGATATCAGCGGGCAGCACCTGGTCATCAACCCGATGCTGGGCGGCCGGCTCCAGTGGACGAAGGCCTCCGAGAAAGTCGCGGCCTCGACCGTCTTTCGCATCACGCTCGAAGGTGGCGACGAGCTGCGTTTTCTGGACACCGTGAAGATGGGGCGCGTTTACTGGGTGGTGCCGGGGGCATTGCCGACGATTCCGGGATGGGCGGAGCTCGGCCCGGACGCGTTAACGGCGACCTTCTCCGAATTCTCGCAGCGCATCCGCCGTCACCCTGGCGAGCTAAAGAATTTGCTCCGCAACCAGGCGTTCATCGCCGGAGTTGGCAACGCCTACTCCGACGAGATTCTTCATGAGGCCGAACTCCTGCCTCTGCGTAAGCGAACCACGCTCAAGCCCGACGAGCTGTCACGGCTCTACGCAGCGACGCACAAAGTGCTGAGCTCGGCCATCGAATCGATAAAGGCGCAGCCGGGCTACGAGCCGCACAAGCAGGATCGGAGCTTCATGGCCGTGCACGGCAAGGCGAAGGGAAAGTGCCCGCGCTGCGGACATCGGATCTCGGAGCTGACGGCGCGGGGCGAGGCGACCGATTTCTGTCGAGGCTGCCAGCATTAG